CAAAATGTTCTCCCTTAGCAGTTTACTCCGCTCGTGTTTGGCTTTCCTATATTTCATGTAGCAGTGAGTGTAATTTTCTTCAAATAGTGAGACGATGCGGTCTAAAAATTTTAACCTATCACTTGGAGAGCTAAGAAGAATGTAGTCCATTTGCGGAATTAGCCATATCACATTGGATATTCTATACAACGATGAATAACCTGATTGCATTTTCCCATCAATTTGTATTAGTTTCTTATTAAAGTTCTTTGCAATACCGATTGAATTGAAGCCCACTCCATTAAAGAAACCATAGTGCACTGCCCAATTTTCATTACTGAATTTGTTTTGCATCTCACTAACTTTTGCTTTTTTCATTCCATTGCTTTTAGCAAGCAACGAAATCGCTTCAAGTATATTAGTTTTACCAACACCATTCTTGCCAGTTACCACAACCGAATTGTCACTTGAGTCCAGTTCAAAACTTGAATGGTTACGAAAATTATATAATTGCAACTTTTTTATGTAGCAATGGGTAGCCATTAGCCTAGATGTTTTTTCAATTTATATTCTCCTTACTTCCTCTAGAACCTCATCAACATGTCCACTAACTTTTACATTTTTCCAGATCTTCACTATTTTACCCTCTTTATTTATTAAAAAAGTAGTGCGTTCTATTCCCATATACTTTTTACCAAACATGCTCTTTTCTACCCAAACACCATATTTTTCTAACATTTCAGCATTTTCATCAGAAATTAGATAAAATGGTAGAGAATATTTTGCTTTGAAGTTAGCGTGACATTTAACACTATCTCTTGATACACCGATTATCACTGTATCAAGGGAAGAAAAGTCATTTATTTTATCTCTAAAGCCTTTTGCCTCCATAGTGCAACCTGGAGTGTCATCTTTAGGATAAAAATAAAGAACTACATTTTTTTTATCAAAAAAATCACTCAACGATAAATTTTCACCAGAATCTGTTGGTAAGCTAAAATCAAGAGCATTATTTCCTACTACTAATTCCATATCCCGCTCCGTTAATAATACTTGTGTGGTAGTATATTATAGTCAGAGCTTCTAAGAACTCCAGTTAAAAATCAATCAAATCCTCACATGTTTGCTCTTCATAGAAGAAGTTTAACGTTATCGTAGTACCAAGCTTTGCTTCACTTTTAATATCGAAAGTTCCACCCATTAGCTCTACTAGTTTTTTGCTGAGTGGTAACCCGATGCCCGTACCTTCGTTTCTGTATCCTGAGTCTGCTTGGCCAAAGACAGACATGACTTTGTATATATCTTGCTGCATTATTCCTATTCCATTGTCATGGAACTCAATAGTCAATAAGTTTTTTTCTATATTCTCTTTAATCACCATTCTTATTAGGCCGTCTTTGGGAGTAAATTTGATTGAATTTGATAATAAGTTTATTATAACTTGTTTCATCCTCTTGGGATCTGCAATAACTAATAATTATTTATTTGGTATTTCCTTTTCTAAACTAATTCCGGTTTCTTTTAATTTGGGTGACAGCATATTCAAACATGAATCTATTATTTTATTCAGGTTAAACTTCACTTTTTCTACTGTTAAGCTGCTTGCTTCAGCTTTTGACAAATCAAGCACATCATTAATTAAAGTAAGTAAATGTGTTCCTGCATTATATATATCGTTTGCATACTCCTTATATTGGGCATGATCCATCGAACCTAAAGTTTCATTTTTGATCAACTTTGCAAATCCAATAATAGCATTAAGTGGCGTGCGCAGCTCATGTGTAACGCTTGCAAAAAACTTTAGCTTGTTTGCATTTTCTTGCTCTAACGCCTCTTTCATCTGTTGTAATTCGATATTAGTTTTATGTTGCTTAGCTAGCACTTGGGTGTTGGAAAAGTGCAAATAAAGCATTATTAGTATTAAAATTACTAATAATAAGCCCATGAACGTTAAAAATAGGCTATATACCATGACATAAGAGTTATTGTGGTTTTGAATGATCTTTAAAAAAAATGATGGCTTAATGTCACTTTCATGAAATATAGGGAAAATAGAAACTAGTTTATTTCCTGTAGTATAAAATATCTCTTGGTTGTTTAGTAACCTATCGATTTCATCGTCTGTAAGTAAC
This genomic stretch from Wolbachia endosymbiont of Cimex lectularius harbors:
- the bcp gene encoding thioredoxin-dependent thiol peroxidase, producing the protein MELVVGNNALDFSLPTDSGENLSLSDFFDKKNVVLYFYPKDDTPGCTMEAKGFRDKINDFSSLDTVIIGVSRDSVKCHANFKAKYSLPFYLISDENAEMLEKYGVWVEKSMFGKKYMGIERTTFLINKEGKIVKIWKNVKVSGHVDEVLEEVRRI